From one Deinococcus sp. JMULE3 genomic stretch:
- the pucL gene encoding factor-independent urate hydroxylase, with the protein MPTLSLDQINLLSESDFQAHFAGVLEHSPQYAAQVARGRPYPGAEALAAAFARAARGGTPDEQRALIRAHPDLAGKAARAGDLTRESAHEQASAGLDRLSDAEYAEFHALNAAYHEKFGLPYVVCVREHDKASIFEQARRRLTHTSEQEVEAALHEIDRIARLRVLDLIQQPPALSPTPEFPMVKVRLGDNNYGKADVRLFKVFRDQPRHDIKDVQVRVAMQGDFEAAHVSGDNTDLVATDTVRNTIYALARDGMTGSVEAFGKHLIRHFVERGPRVTHARATFVEHTWDRMCSGGEAHDHAFVRQMPKHTATVSGDGHTFTVESGIDELYILKTTRSGWAGFHRDQFTTLPDTTDRVLATTVTARWTYRTEEPDTDEPDYDDVWTRVYQTLLDVFPDHYSHSMQQTLYRLGEAVLTRCDEIDRIHFSFPNRHHILYPLDRFGMDNPGVIFHADAEPYGVIEGWVERA; encoded by the coding sequence GTGCCCACCCTGTCCCTCGACCAGATCAACCTCCTCAGTGAGTCGGACTTCCAGGCGCACTTCGCGGGGGTGCTCGAACACTCCCCGCAGTACGCCGCGCAGGTTGCCAGGGGCCGCCCCTACCCCGGCGCCGAGGCGCTGGCCGCCGCGTTCGCCCGCGCGGCCCGCGGCGGCACCCCCGACGAGCAGCGCGCCCTGATCCGCGCCCACCCGGACCTCGCCGGGAAGGCCGCGCGGGCCGGTGACCTGACCCGCGAGAGCGCCCACGAGCAGGCCAGCGCGGGCCTCGACCGCCTGAGCGACGCCGAGTACGCCGAATTCCACGCCCTGAATGCCGCGTACCACGAGAAGTTCGGCCTGCCGTACGTCGTGTGCGTCCGCGAGCACGACAAGGCCAGCATCTTCGAGCAGGCCCGGCGCCGCCTGACGCACACCTCCGAGCAGGAGGTCGAGGCGGCCCTGCACGAGATCGACCGGATCGCCCGCCTGCGCGTGCTGGACCTGATCCAGCAGCCCCCTGCCCTCTCCCCCACTCCGGAGTTTCCCATGGTCAAGGTCAGACTCGGCGACAACAACTACGGCAAGGCCGACGTGCGCCTGTTCAAGGTGTTCCGCGACCAGCCCCGCCACGACATCAAGGACGTGCAGGTACGCGTCGCCATGCAGGGCGACTTCGAGGCCGCGCACGTGAGTGGCGACAACACGGACCTCGTGGCGACCGACACGGTCCGCAACACCATCTACGCCCTGGCGCGCGACGGCATGACCGGCAGCGTCGAGGCGTTCGGCAAGCACCTGATCCGGCACTTCGTGGAGCGCGGCCCGCGCGTCACGCACGCCCGCGCCACGTTCGTTGAACACACCTGGGACCGCATGTGCAGCGGCGGCGAGGCGCACGACCACGCCTTCGTGCGCCAGATGCCCAAACACACGGCGACCGTCAGCGGCGACGGGCACACCTTCACCGTCGAGAGCGGCATCGACGAGCTGTACATCCTCAAGACCACCCGGAGCGGCTGGGCCGGATTCCACCGCGATCAGTTCACGACGCTGCCCGACACCACCGACCGCGTCCTGGCGACGACCGTCACCGCCCGCTGGACGTACCGCACCGAAGAACCCGACACCGACGAGCCCGATTACGACGACGTCTGGACGCGGGTGTATCAGACGCTGCTGGACGTGTTCCCGGACCACTACTCGCACAGCATGCAGCAGACCCTCTACCGCCTGGGCGAGGCGGTCCTGACCCGCTGCGACGAGATCGACCGCATTCACTTCTCGTTCCCGAACCGGCATCACATCCTCTACCCGCTGGACCGCTTCGGCATGGACAACCCGGGCGTGATCTTCCACGCGGACGCCGAACCGTACGGCGTGATCGAGGGCTGGGTGGAACGCGCGTGA
- a CDS encoding MarR family winged helix-turn-helix transcriptional regulator, whose protein sequence is MNSRAFLTQVGEDWQARRPDLDASPMLRVLRLTRLGMRLQAQLDRLLAAHGLNAAGWDLLLTLYRSAPPEGLRPGDLLDRCAVNGPATSNRIARLLDLNLITRVPHPSDRRQAYVRLNAAGTALVETLLPEFLTLEAGLLQPLNATQLGKLDHLSELLLDHLERQDTPPD, encoded by the coding sequence GTGAACTCCCGGGCGTTCCTGACCCAGGTCGGGGAGGACTGGCAGGCGCGGCGGCCCGACCTGGACGCCAGCCCCATGCTGCGCGTCCTGCGCCTGACCCGACTGGGCATGAGGCTGCAAGCGCAACTCGACCGCCTGCTGGCCGCGCACGGCCTGAACGCCGCCGGCTGGGACCTGCTGCTCACGCTGTACCGCAGCGCCCCTCCGGAGGGCCTGCGCCCCGGCGACCTGCTGGACCGCTGCGCCGTGAACGGCCCCGCCACCTCCAACCGCATCGCGCGGCTCCTCGACCTGAACCTGATCACGCGTGTGCCGCACCCCAGCGACCGCCGACAGGCCTACGTCCGCCTGAACGCCGCCGGAACAGCGCTGGTCGAGACCCTGCTGCCCGAGTTCCTGACGCTGGAAGCCGGGCTGCTGCAGCCCCTGAACGCCACCCAGCTCGGCAAGCTGGATCACCTGAGCGAACTGCTGCTGGATCACCTGGAACGCCAGGACACGCCACCCGACTGA
- the uraH gene encoding hydroxyisourate hydrolase: MSGAGLSTHVLDTARGRPAGGIPVTLQRVDGGGARTLLTRTVTNADGRTDEALIARGELRTGTYELTFTVAAYFAELTSATPFLDEVTLRFTVADASAHYHVPLLVSPWSYSTYRGS; encoded by the coding sequence GTGAGCGGCGCTGGCCTGAGCACGCATGTCCTCGACACCGCGCGGGGCCGCCCGGCCGGGGGCATTCCGGTGACCCTGCAGCGGGTGGACGGCGGCGGGGCGCGGACCCTGCTGACCCGGACGGTCACGAACGCCGACGGCCGCACCGACGAGGCGCTGATCGCACGCGGCGAACTCCGGACCGGCACGTACGAACTGACGTTCACCGTCGCTGCGTACTTCGCCGAGCTGACCAGCGCCACGCCCTTTCTGGACGAGGTGACCCTACGCTTCACCGTCGCGGACGCGTCGGCCCACTACCACGTCCCGCTGCTCGTCAGTCCCTGGTCCTACAGCACCTACCGGGGCAGCTGA
- a CDS encoding AMP-binding protein, protein MTHPDQPLSAPDVFQPEFECLPTDKLRALQLQRLRDLLALQWAKVPPMRARLEQAGLHPDDLRRLPDLAAFPFTRKADLRDHYPLGLVAAPRAALRRIHASSGTSGKPTVVAYDQHDLDVFAEVVARSLYAAGARPGMTFHNAYGYGLFTGGLGTHAGAERLGLCTVPVSGGGTERQLDLILDLQPEVIACTPSYALVLAEGFRRRGVTPGDLSLRYAVLGAEPWAEKTRAAVQEGLGVTATNIYGLSEIIGPGVSNEDAREQRGSYVWEDHFHPEIVHPETGEPLPDGEWGVLVLTSMTRTALPLLRYWTGDITRLLPEANATGRTVRRMDIVRGRSDDLIILRGVNVYPTQLEAVLLTLGHVSPHYHVVLTRTGTLDDLTLQLEVPQASPALRAEIERQIKAQVGVTVRCELCDPGTLPRSEGGKLRRVTDHRPPR, encoded by the coding sequence GTGACCCATCCCGACCAGCCGCTCTCCGCGCCGGACGTATTCCAGCCCGAATTCGAATGCCTGCCTACCGATAAACTGCGCGCGCTGCAACTGCAGCGGCTGCGCGACCTCCTCGCCCTGCAGTGGGCCAAGGTGCCGCCCATGCGCGCCCGGCTGGAACAGGCCGGACTGCACCCGGACGACCTGCGCCGCCTCCCGGACCTCGCGGCGTTCCCGTTCACCCGCAAGGCGGACCTGCGCGACCACTACCCGCTGGGACTGGTGGCCGCGCCGCGCGCCGCCCTGCGCCGCATCCACGCCAGCAGCGGCACCAGCGGCAAACCCACCGTCGTCGCGTACGACCAACACGACCTGGACGTGTTCGCGGAGGTCGTCGCCCGCAGCCTGTACGCGGCGGGCGCGCGCCCCGGCATGACCTTCCACAACGCCTACGGCTACGGCCTGTTCACCGGGGGGCTGGGCACGCACGCCGGGGCCGAGCGACTGGGCCTGTGCACCGTCCCGGTGTCCGGCGGCGGCACGGAACGGCAGCTGGACCTGATCCTCGACCTGCAACCCGAGGTGATCGCCTGCACGCCCAGCTACGCGCTGGTCCTCGCCGAGGGCTTCCGGCGGCGCGGCGTCACGCCGGGCGACCTCAGCCTGCGCTACGCGGTGCTGGGCGCCGAACCCTGGGCGGAAAAGACCCGCGCCGCCGTGCAGGAGGGCCTGGGCGTCACCGCGACGAACATCTACGGCCTGTCGGAGATCATCGGGCCCGGCGTGAGCAACGAGGACGCCCGCGAGCAGCGCGGCAGTTACGTCTGGGAGGATCACTTCCACCCGGAGATCGTCCACCCCGAGACGGGCGAACCCCTCCCGGACGGCGAGTGGGGCGTGCTGGTCCTGACCTCCATGACCCGCACGGCGCTGCCGCTGCTGCGCTACTGGACCGGCGACATCACCCGCCTGCTGCCCGAAGCGAACGCCACCGGGCGCACCGTGCGCCGCATGGACATCGTCCGGGGGCGCAGCGACGACCTGATCATCCTGCGCGGCGTGAACGTGTACCCCACGCAGCTCGAGGCGGTCCTGCTGACCCTGGGCCACGTCAGTCCGCACTACCACGTCGTCCTGACCCGCACCGGTACGCTGGACGACCTCACCCTGCAACTGGAGGTGCCGCAGGCCAGCCCCGCGCTGCGCGCCGAGATCGAACGGCAGATCAAGGCGCAGGTGGGCGTGACCGTCCGCTGCGAACTGTGCGACCCCGGCACGCTGCCCCGCAGCGAGGGCGGCAAACTGCGCCGAGTGACCGACCACCGACCACCCCGCTGA